The genome window CGGAAATACCATCCCGACCTGAACCCCAACGACAAGGGGGCCGAGGATAAATTCAAGGAAGTGAACGAGGCGTACGAGGCCCTCAAGGATCCTGAAAAACGGAAGATGTACGACCAGTTTGGTTCCGGTTATCAGCATGGCCAGAACTTCCAGCCCCCGCCGGGCTTCGAGAATATCCGTTTCGATTTCGGCGGAGGCGGCGGTTTCGGCGGCGCCGGGGCCAGCGGCTTCAGCGACTTTTTCGAAACCATTTTCGGTGGCGGAGCCGGTGCTGGGGGCGCGTCCTTCCGGGGCGGCTTCCCGGGCGGCGGAGGCGGTTTTCAGCAGCGCCCGAGGCGCGGCTCCGATTCCGAGGCCCTGTACGAATTGAGCCTGGAGGAGGCCTACCAGGGCGGCAACAAGTCCATCACCCTGACCGAGCACATGCCGGGCGGCGGTCCCAGAACCCGCACCCTGGAAGTGCGCGTGCCTGCGGGCATCAAGGACGGTCAGCGCATTCGCCTGGCCGGGCAGGGCAACCCCGGGGTCGCCGGCGGGGCGCGCGGCGACCTGTACCTCAAGATCCGGCTCATGAAGCACCCGCGTTTCAACGTCAAGGACACGGACGTGGTCTTCGATCTGCCCCTGGCCCCGTGGGAGGCCGCGCTGGGCACCAAGGTCCGGGTCCCCACCCTGGACGGCCAGGTGGAGATGACCATTCCGCCGGGAATGGGGTCGGGCAAGAAGCTGCGCATCAAGGGCAAGGGGCTCGGCACCGGAACCAGACGCGGCGACCAGTTCGTGCGCATCATGATCCAGGTTCCCACCAGCCTGACTCCCGAGGAACGGAAACTCATGGAAGAGCTGGCCGAGAAGTCGAAATTCAAGCCGAGGAACTTTTAAGGGGGCCGTATGAGCACGAAGAAACTCAAGGAAATGCTCCTGAAGCTGCCGGGCCTGGAATTGCCGGAACGCTCCGAACACGTGGCCTGGGCGCAGCTGGTGGAGGTGACGGGCATCACACCGGCCATCATGGCCGAGCTGGCCGAGCTGGGCTGGCTGGACCCCGTGAAGACCAACGCCGACAACTATCTGTTCACGGTGCGGGACGTGTACCGCATCCAGAAGCTCATGCGTCTCAGCAACGACCTGGACGTGAACATCACGGGCGCGAGCATCATCGTGGACCTCATGGCCCGCATCGAGGAGCTGGAGCTGGAAGTGGAGAAACTGCACCGCCTCTGCTAGTCGTCGGTTTTTTGCAATACAGTGATTGAAGGAGGATTTGATATATGGATCCGAACAAATTCACGCAGAAGACACATGAAGCCATATCCGAAGCCCAGAACATGGCCATCCGTTCCGGGCATCAGCAGATAGATTGCGAACACCTGCTTTCCGCCCTGGTGGGCCAGGAAGGCGGGCTCGTGCCCCAGATCCTGCGCAAGCTGGGCATCGACCCCAAGAATTACGCCGGGGCCGTGGACGCCGAGATATCCAAGCTGCCCAAGGTCTCCGGTCCGGGCGCAACCCCCGACCGCATCATGGTCACCCAGCGCATGCAGTCGGTCCTGGTCAAGGCCGAGGACCACGCCAAGCGCATGAACGACGAGTTCATCAGCGTGGAACACCTGTTCCTGGCGCTCATGGACGAACCGCCCTCCCGGGGCGTGGGCAAGGTCAACAAGCAGTTCGGCCTGGACGTGAACAAGGTGCTCGGCGCGCTTACCGAAGTGCGCGGCCACCAGCGCGTGACCTCGGACAATCCCGAGGCCACCTATGATTCGCTCAAGAAATACGGTCGCGACCTGGTGGAGGAAGCCAAGGGCGGCAAGCTGGACCCGGTCATCGGCCGTGACGGCGAAATCCGCCGCGTGATCCGCATTCTCTCCCGCCGCACCAAGAACAACCCGGTACTCATCGGCGAGGCGGGCGTGGGCAAGACCGCCATCGTGGAAGGCCTGGCCCAGCGCATCGTCAAGCAGGACGTGCCCGAGGGGCTCAAGGACAAGATGGTCTACGCCCTGGACATGGGCGCACTCATCGCCGGGGCCAAGTACCGGGGCGAGTTCGAGGAACGGCTCAAGGCCGTGCTCAAGGAAGTGCAGGAATCGGCCGGGCGCATCATCATGTTCATCGATGAGCTGCACACCATCGTGGGCGCGGGCAAGACCGACGGGGCCATGGACGCGGGCAACCTGCTCAAGCCGATGCTGGCGCGCGGCGAGCTGCACTGCATCGGGGCCACCACCACGGACGAGTACCGCAAGTACATCGAGAAGGACCCGGCCCTGGAGCGTCGCTTCCAGACCGTCATGGTGGAGGAGCCCGGCGTGGAGGACACCATTTCCATCCTGCGCGGCCTGCGCGAGCGGTTCGAGGTGCACCACGGCGTGCGCATTTCTGACGGTGCGGTGGTCGAGGCGGCCGTGCTTTCCAACCGCTACATTTCCGACCGCCAGCTGCCTGACAAGGCCATCGACCTCATCGACGAGGCCGCGGCCCTGATTCGCACCGAGATCGATTCCCAGCCCTATGAGCTGGACAAGGCCAACCGCCAGATCATGCAGCTGGAGATCGAGCGCGAGGCCCTCAAGCGCGAGACCGACAGGGCATCGCACGACCGTCTTGCCAAGCTGGAAAAGGAGCTGGCCGATATCAAGGAACACCAGGCCCGGCTCATGGCCCAGTGGCAGAATGAAAAGGGCGGCATCGAGCGGCTGCGGCAGGTCAAGGAACAGATCGAGTCCGTGCGCCTGGAAGTCGAGGAGGCCAAGCGCGTCCACGACTACAACCGGGCCGCCGAGCTGGAATACGGCCAGCTCAACGCGCTTATGAAGGAGCTTGAGGAACGCAACAAGGCCATGGAAGAGGCCGGCGACGGCCAGCGCATGGTCAAGGAAGAGGTCGGGCCCGACGACGTGGCCCAGGTCATTGCCCGCTGGACCGGCATTCCGGTTTCCAAGCTGCTGGAAGGCGAGCGCGACAAGCTGCTCAAGCTGGCCGACCAACTGCACGAGCGGGTCATCGGCCAGGACAGTGCGGTGCAGGCCGTGGCCGACGCGGTGCTGCGCGCCCGGGCCGGGCTCAAGGACCCCAGCCGTCCCATCGGCTCGTTCATCTTCCTAGGCCCCACGGGCGTGGGCAAGACCGAGCTGTGCAAGACCCTGGCCGCGGCCCTGTTCGATTCCGAAGAGAACATGATCCGCATCGACATGTCCGAGTACAT of Salidesulfovibrio onnuriiensis contains these proteins:
- a CDS encoding chaperone modulator CbpM produces the protein MSTKKLKEMLLKLPGLELPERSEHVAWAQLVEVTGITPAIMAELAELGWLDPVKTNADNYLFTVRDVYRIQKLMRLSNDLDVNITGASIIVDLMARIEELELEVEKLHRLC
- a CDS encoding DnaJ C-terminal domain-containing protein encodes the protein MSVQYKDYYKILGVSRTASQDEVSKAFKKLARKYHPDLNPNDKGAEDKFKEVNEAYEALKDPEKRKMYDQFGSGYQHGQNFQPPPGFENIRFDFGGGGGFGGAGASGFSDFFETIFGGGAGAGGASFRGGFPGGGGGFQQRPRRGSDSEALYELSLEEAYQGGNKSITLTEHMPGGGPRTRTLEVRVPAGIKDGQRIRLAGQGNPGVAGGARGDLYLKIRLMKHPRFNVKDTDVVFDLPLAPWEAALGTKVRVPTLDGQVEMTIPPGMGSGKKLRIKGKGLGTGTRRGDQFVRIMIQVPTSLTPEERKLMEELAEKSKFKPRNF
- the clpB gene encoding ATP-dependent chaperone ClpB — encoded protein: MDPNKFTQKTHEAISEAQNMAIRSGHQQIDCEHLLSALVGQEGGLVPQILRKLGIDPKNYAGAVDAEISKLPKVSGPGATPDRIMVTQRMQSVLVKAEDHAKRMNDEFISVEHLFLALMDEPPSRGVGKVNKQFGLDVNKVLGALTEVRGHQRVTSDNPEATYDSLKKYGRDLVEEAKGGKLDPVIGRDGEIRRVIRILSRRTKNNPVLIGEAGVGKTAIVEGLAQRIVKQDVPEGLKDKMVYALDMGALIAGAKYRGEFEERLKAVLKEVQESAGRIIMFIDELHTIVGAGKTDGAMDAGNLLKPMLARGELHCIGATTTDEYRKYIEKDPALERRFQTVMVEEPGVEDTISILRGLRERFEVHHGVRISDGAVVEAAVLSNRYISDRQLPDKAIDLIDEAAALIRTEIDSQPYELDKANRQIMQLEIEREALKRETDRASHDRLAKLEKELADIKEHQARLMAQWQNEKGGIERLRQVKEQIESVRLEVEEAKRVHDYNRAAELEYGQLNALMKELEERNKAMEEAGDGQRMVKEEVGPDDVAQVIARWTGIPVSKLLEGERDKLLKLADQLHERVIGQDSAVQAVADAVLRARAGLKDPSRPIGSFIFLGPTGVGKTELCKTLAAALFDSEENMIRIDMSEYMEKHTVARLIGAPPGYIGYDEGGQLTEAARRKPYSVILFDEIEKAHADVFNVLLQILDDGRLTDSHGRTVDFKNTIIIMTSNLGAQYMLEGIDKDGEFKAGVEDQVMDTLRHHFRPEFLNRVDETVLFRPLHLDQLTRIVDLLVKGLRDRLEDRKIALELTDKAKAFIAESAYDPSFGARPLHRYIQAHLETPLAKRIIGGELQDGETVTVDEKDGALVFE